From the genome of Ectobacillus sp. JY-23, one region includes:
- a CDS encoding N-acetylmannosamine-6-phosphate 2-epimerase has product MLTKIKSGLVVSCQALEDEPLYGADIMKRMADAAKRGGAVAIRANGVADIRAIKEYVNLPIIGIIKKEYEDSDVYITPTLQEVNQLVALDIDLIAVDATDRIRPGGLDLETFMYEIKSRYPNQKWMADCATLEECIRAEQLGFHCVATTLHGYTGQTAGQKLYHHDFQFLRDVAAHVKVPVVAEGNIMTPEMAAHVLTYGAHAVVVGGAITRPQQITARFVQEMQSVQQG; this is encoded by the coding sequence ATGTTAACAAAAATCAAATCAGGCTTGGTTGTATCCTGTCAGGCATTGGAGGATGAGCCGTTGTACGGTGCGGACATTATGAAACGAATGGCCGATGCAGCTAAACGGGGAGGAGCTGTGGCGATTCGTGCGAACGGTGTTGCGGACATCCGCGCAATCAAGGAGTATGTGAATCTTCCTATCATCGGTATCATTAAAAAAGAATACGAGGATTCTGACGTATATATCACGCCAACTTTACAGGAGGTTAATCAGCTCGTAGCACTTGATATTGACTTAATTGCTGTCGACGCGACGGATCGCATCAGACCAGGCGGTTTGGATCTAGAAACCTTTATGTATGAAATTAAGTCACGATATCCAAATCAGAAATGGATGGCAGATTGCGCGACGTTGGAAGAGTGTATACGTGCGGAGCAGCTTGGTTTTCACTGCGTCGCCACAACGCTGCATGGTTATACAGGACAAACAGCAGGTCAAAAGCTTTATCATCATGATTTTCAATTTTTACGCGATGTTGCTGCACATGTGAAAGTACCGGTTGTTGCTGAAGGGAATATCATGACACCGGAAATGGCTGCACATGTGCTTACATACGGTGCACATGCGGTTGTAGTAGGCGGTGCAATTACACGTCCACAGCAAATTACGGCGCGTTTCGTACAGGAAATGCAATCCGTGCAGCAGGGGTGA
- a CDS encoding ABC transporter permease subunit has product MLVRFSKASIYFIGTLIMMFLLLCLPSLFTYDGKVSFQPFLYVFKIEDTIKLLMEAKEITFHVKEKTYPLFPTILEPYTYSLLLLGGAFFIALVVAMFLGYCYMLLSMQFRKVMRAVLFCFEAIPDIMIIVGLQTSLIWYFKQTGDMPMRILTFGEKKAYLLPIICLCILPTIQMFRMLIIYLEEEQVKPYVDVVRGKGFSRSYITMLHLYRNVLIHLFYHAKTIFLFMLSNLFVLEYIFNINGIMKFLIDHGPSNTVIAFAVVALVFIPFYVLFVVGSFVTNKLTGGNET; this is encoded by the coding sequence ATGCTTGTTCGATTTTCAAAAGCGTCTATCTATTTCATAGGCACGCTAATCATGATGTTTCTACTGCTTTGTTTGCCTTCTTTATTTACATATGATGGCAAGGTTTCATTTCAGCCATTTTTATATGTATTTAAAATAGAAGACACAATCAAACTACTTATGGAGGCAAAGGAAATTACTTTTCACGTCAAAGAGAAAACTTATCCGTTGTTTCCGACCATTTTGGAACCGTACACGTATTCTTTACTATTACTTGGAGGGGCATTTTTCATTGCATTGGTAGTAGCAATGTTCTTAGGATACTGTTACATGCTTTTATCAATGCAATTTAGAAAAGTAATGCGAGCGGTATTGTTTTGTTTTGAGGCCATTCCGGACATTATGATTATTGTCGGCTTACAGACCTCGCTAATTTGGTATTTCAAGCAAACCGGTGATATGCCGATGCGTATACTGACATTTGGCGAGAAGAAAGCCTATCTTTTGCCAATTATTTGTTTATGTATTTTACCTACGATTCAAATGTTCCGCATGTTGATTATATATTTAGAAGAAGAACAGGTGAAGCCGTATGTAGATGTAGTAAGGGGAAAGGGTTTTTCACGTTCCTATATTACAATGCTTCATCTGTACCGAAATGTCCTTATTCATTTATTTTATCATGCAAAAACCATCTTTTTGTTTATGCTCTCTAACTTGTTCGTTTTAGAGTACATCTTTAACATAAACGGTATTATGAAATTCTTGATTGATCACGGTCCGTCGAATACGGTGATCGCATTTGCAGTTGTCGCACTTGTGTTTATCCCATTTTATGTATTGTTTGTGGTTGGGTCATTTGTAACAAATAAGCTGACAGGAGGGAATGAAACATGA
- a CDS encoding carbonic anhydrase produces MDKINKQYIGAMCIIGILLLSIYYTGRLVEIPTVIQSESDWSYEGNIGPMHWSMLNPNYRLCGKGKQQSPIDIDTHEAKVTKGGGWEIYYEPVLFSVQNNGHTINVIPESTSNYVVVEGEKYEFKGFHFHTQSEHLLNGQSFPLEVHFVHQKQDGAIAVLGVFIKEGAVNKELEAMWKALPKETGESFMQIKSLNMRNVLPDNPQYFSYNGSLTTPPCTEGVQWAVLHQPIELSREQILAYRAVFPDNHRPVQPPNKREIVNNKLYTYK; encoded by the coding sequence GTGGACAAGATTAATAAACAATATATAGGCGCAATGTGTATAATAGGCATCCTTCTCCTCAGCATCTATTATACGGGGCGATTAGTAGAAATACCTACGGTGATTCAGTCTGAAAGCGATTGGTCTTATGAAGGTAATATCGGACCGATGCATTGGAGTATGCTGAATCCGAATTATCGACTTTGCGGGAAAGGAAAGCAGCAATCTCCTATTGATATTGATACGCATGAAGCAAAGGTAACAAAAGGGGGAGGGTGGGAGATTTATTATGAGCCTGTATTATTCTCTGTACAAAACAACGGTCATACAATTAATGTAATTCCAGAGTCTACTAGTAATTATGTTGTGGTTGAAGGAGAAAAGTATGAGTTTAAAGGATTTCATTTTCATACGCAAAGTGAACATCTCTTGAACGGACAAAGTTTTCCGCTCGAGGTGCATTTTGTTCACCAAAAGCAAGACGGAGCAATTGCCGTGCTGGGAGTGTTTATAAAAGAAGGAGCAGTAAACAAAGAGTTGGAGGCGATGTGGAAAGCATTGCCGAAGGAAACGGGTGAATCCTTTATGCAAATTAAGTCACTTAATATGAGAAATGTATTACCGGATAATCCGCAGTATTTCTCTTATAATGGCTCTTTAACAACACCGCCCTGCACAGAAGGAGTTCAATGGGCTGTGCTGCACCAGCCCATTGAACTATCTAGAGAGCAAATTTTAGCATACCGAGCAGTATTTCCAGATAATCACCGGCCGGTGCAACCACCTAATAAAAGAGAAATAGTTAATAACAAACTATATACGTACAAGTAA
- a CDS encoding aspartate aminotransferase family protein, which yields MEREYLIKPLIGTHYPTVSHGQGIYLFDTKGKRYLDGSSGAITVGIGHGVPEILEAMNKQAQQVSFVYRSQFTSDAAEKLAKKMSEITQGDLNWSFFVNSGTEATETAMKLAIQHYQEKGIKGKNKILSRWMSYHGITIGALSMSGHPLRRQRFVSVLEDYPSVSAPYCYRCPFDRAYPSCNLACASELEAAIERIGAEHIAAFIAEPIIGAAGGAIVPPQGYYQRIQSICKKYDILFIADEVMTGLGRTGKMFAMEHWDVQPDIVTLGKGMTSGYTPMAATVASDKVIEPILNGSKLVMSGHTFSANPLSAAVSLAVIEYVEQHGLVQAAAEKGNYLMKKLHELKSQTQLIGDLRGKGLLIGLEFVEGIKASTLIQTAMKQGLLLYPAVAGKTGKDDSACLLAPPLTITYEEMDELLLLLTEAVRATERTTYKGEPI from the coding sequence ATGGAGAGAGAGTATTTAATTAAGCCGCTTATCGGTACACACTATCCTACTGTGTCACACGGGCAGGGTATATATCTCTTTGACACGAAAGGAAAGCGTTATCTTGACGGTTCATCAGGTGCAATTACTGTTGGCATTGGTCATGGAGTTCCTGAGATTCTAGAGGCGATGAATAAACAAGCTCAGCAGGTGTCTTTTGTATATCGCTCGCAATTTACAAGTGATGCAGCAGAAAAGTTAGCGAAAAAAATGAGCGAGATTACACAGGGTGATCTCAACTGGTCTTTTTTTGTCAACAGTGGTACAGAAGCAACGGAAACGGCTATGAAGCTAGCAATTCAGCATTATCAAGAAAAGGGGATAAAAGGAAAAAACAAAATCTTGTCTCGCTGGATGAGTTATCACGGCATTACTATTGGTGCGCTGTCTATGTCTGGACATCCGTTAAGAAGACAACGCTTTGTATCAGTCTTGGAGGATTACCCGTCAGTATCAGCCCCGTATTGCTATCGCTGTCCTTTTGACCGTGCCTACCCTTCTTGCAATCTAGCATGCGCCTCGGAATTAGAGGCTGCAATTGAAAGAATTGGAGCAGAGCATATTGCCGCTTTTATTGCTGAACCTATTATCGGTGCAGCTGGTGGTGCCATTGTACCACCGCAAGGCTATTATCAACGCATCCAAAGCATTTGTAAAAAGTATGATATTTTATTTATCGCAGACGAAGTCATGACAGGCCTCGGACGAACAGGAAAAATGTTTGCGATGGAGCATTGGGATGTACAACCTGATATTGTAACGCTTGGAAAAGGGATGACATCCGGTTATACCCCAATGGCAGCGACTGTTGCGAGCGATAAAGTCATTGAGCCCATTCTAAATGGATCTAAGCTTGTGATGAGCGGTCATACATTTAGCGCAAACCCTTTGTCTGCAGCTGTTTCGCTTGCGGTTATTGAATATGTAGAGCAGCATGGACTCGTGCAGGCAGCGGCGGAAAAAGGCAATTACCTGATGAAAAAGCTTCATGAACTTAAGAGTCAAACGCAGCTTATAGGAGACTTGCGCGGAAAAGGATTATTGATTGGTCTTGAGTTTGTAGAAGGGATAAAGGCTAGTACATTGATTCAAACAGCAATGAAGCAAGGACTTTTATTGTATCCTGCGGTAGCTGGTAAAACAGGAAAAGATGATAGCGCCTGTTTGCTTGCACCGCCACTTACCATTACCTACGAGGAGATGGATGAGTTATTGCTGCTGTTAACAGAAGCTGTTAGAGCAACCGAACGAACAACATACAAAGGAGAGCCTATATGA
- a CDS encoding GNAT family N-acetyltransferase: MQLHIQQATLSQKEVIAHLLQLYKYDFTEFDPEDVNEQGLYEYTYFHNYWTDDDRFPFLFTVDGMYAGFALVRKLEHDTYSIAEFFVMKKYRQYGIGRQVAFQLFDSFSGTWEVAQMKENIPAQLFWRNVIGTYTKGSYQEITKEDWDGPIQRFQTSYR, encoded by the coding sequence ATGCAATTACATATTCAGCAAGCCACGCTGTCTCAAAAAGAAGTAATAGCTCACTTACTGCAACTATATAAATATGATTTTACGGAATTTGATCCAGAGGATGTTAATGAGCAAGGATTATATGAATATACATACTTTCATAACTATTGGACTGATGACGATCGCTTTCCATTTTTATTTACGGTTGATGGCATGTATGCAGGGTTTGCTCTCGTTCGCAAATTGGAGCATGATACATATTCAATTGCAGAGTTTTTTGTAATGAAAAAATATCGTCAATATGGCATTGGTAGACAGGTTGCATTTCAGTTATTTGACTCATTTTCGGGTACTTGGGAAGTTGCGCAGATGAAGGAGAATATCCCAGCGCAGCTCTTTTGGCGCAACGTAATCGGAACATATACGAAGGGGAGCTATCAAGAGATCACCAAGGAAGATTGGGATGGGCCAATTCAACGTTTTCAAACGTCATACCGTTAG
- a CDS encoding zinc-binding dehydrogenase codes for MQCVEAVLRYLQGEKLRIHIGAQFPLMQAAEVHELVESRSSTGKIVLTV; via the coding sequence ATGCAGTGTGTTGAAGCGGTGCTTCGTTATTTGCAAGGAGAAAAGCTCCGCATTCATATCGGCGCACAATTTCCGCTTATGCAAGCGGCAGAAGTGCATGAGCTAGTTGAAAGCCGCAGCAGCACGGGGAAAATCGTCCTAACGGTATGA
- a CDS encoding CoA transferase subunit A yields MSAIANTYHKLTTIDRIMPLFHDEMTLMVGGFGGVGSPPTILEALLASGIKDIHLISNDTGFPDIGIGRMVRNERIKSIITSHIGSNPFAGKLMTEGKLAVEFSPQGTLAERIRAGGVGLGGVLVDVGLDSIVESDKKKVTVHGRQYLVEEALTAEVSIIFARKADPFGNLVFDKSARNMNPLMAMAGDITIVEVEEIVPVGALNPEEIVTPGVFVHHIVPSKGVNWKWAWE; encoded by the coding sequence ATGAGTGCAATTGCAAACACATATCACAAACTCACAACTATTGACCGCATTATGCCACTTTTCCATGATGAAATGACGCTCATGGTTGGTGGGTTTGGCGGGGTAGGTTCACCTCCTACCATCTTAGAAGCTTTGCTTGCCAGTGGCATTAAAGATATTCATCTCATCAGTAATGATACCGGTTTTCCTGATATTGGAATAGGGAGGATGGTACGAAATGAGAGGATTAAATCGATTATTACTTCACATATTGGTTCCAATCCGTTTGCAGGAAAATTGATGACAGAAGGAAAACTTGCAGTTGAATTTTCACCGCAAGGGACACTTGCAGAACGAATTCGTGCAGGTGGTGTGGGACTTGGTGGTGTGCTCGTTGATGTGGGGCTTGACAGCATTGTGGAAAGCGATAAGAAAAAAGTAACTGTGCACGGTAGACAATATTTGGTTGAAGAGGCGTTGACAGCAGAAGTTAGTATCATATTCGCAAGGAAAGCAGATCCATTTGGCAATTTGGTGTTTGATAAAAGCGCAAGAAATATGAATCCACTTATGGCGATGGCGGGTGATATTACCATTGTAGAGGTGGAAGAAATTGTACCGGTAGGCGCGTTGAATCCGGAAGAGATTGTCACACCAGGTGTATTCGTTCATCATATTGTACCGTCAAAGGGAGTGAATTGGAAATGGGCGTGGGAATAG
- the manA gene encoding mannose-6-phosphate isomerase, class I, which translates to MSILQLSSHFEERIWGGRKLQTHFGYDIPDGNIGECWGISAHPNGESIIQNGPYKGLRLSELWKRTRDSLFGKYEVEEFPLLVKILDAADDLSVQVHPNDEQAKALEGEAYGKTECWYVLDAEPGAHIIYGHKANTKKELNRHIQGKSWAALFHRQPVKRGDFIFVESGTVHAIGAGIVILEIQQSCDTTYRIYDYDRVDAQGKTRELHLDKAMQVIHIGKRTESDTHRISIGNITRLVKCPYFTVWHQQLSGECEISVKDHFQMVSVIEGKGMLTVDGTSYPLQKGHHFIITREAKYVTTSGNMEWIIGEVEESCG; encoded by the coding sequence ATGTCTATTTTGCAGCTGTCCAGTCACTTTGAAGAACGGATTTGGGGAGGCCGCAAGTTACAAACTCATTTTGGGTACGATATTCCGGATGGCAATATTGGTGAGTGCTGGGGCATTTCTGCGCATCCTAACGGTGAAAGCATCATTCAGAATGGGCCGTATAAAGGGCTGCGTCTTAGCGAGCTATGGAAGAGAACGCGGGATAGCTTATTCGGAAAATATGAAGTGGAAGAGTTTCCTCTTCTTGTTAAGATTTTAGATGCTGCGGATGATTTGTCTGTTCAGGTACATCCGAATGACGAGCAAGCAAAAGCGCTTGAAGGGGAAGCATATGGAAAAACGGAATGTTGGTATGTACTTGATGCTGAACCCGGCGCGCATATTATTTACGGTCATAAAGCTAACACAAAAAAAGAATTAAATCGACATATACAAGGGAAAAGCTGGGCTGCGCTTTTTCATCGGCAACCAGTAAAGCGCGGAGATTTTATTTTTGTCGAAAGCGGCACTGTGCATGCAATTGGTGCGGGCATTGTCATTCTTGAAATTCAACAATCATGCGATACAACATATCGCATCTATGATTATGATAGAGTAGATGCACAAGGGAAAACACGAGAACTTCATTTAGATAAAGCTATGCAGGTTATCCATATCGGGAAAAGAACAGAAAGTGATACGCATCGCATCAGCATAGGTAACATAACAAGATTAGTAAAATGTCCTTATTTTACAGTGTGGCATCAGCAACTTTCCGGCGAATGTGAAATTTCAGTAAAAGATCACTTTCAAATGGTGTCTGTGATTGAAGGAAAGGGCATGCTGACTGTTGACGGCACATCGTATCCCTTACAAAAAGGTCATCATTTTATTATTACAAGAGAAGCAAAATATGTAACTACATCTGGAAATATGGAATGGATTATAGGTGAGGTAGAAGAAAGCTGCGGTTGA
- a CDS encoding ABC transporter permease subunit codes for MMRHIISSKRVWIGMMFLALLLSASLSYPLYEKHLPQPERFLYNEKQELIDKAPYNPLQAPPFGSDRLGVPLLYKILEGAKYTIGFAIFVSVFRIIFGAATGILLSMYAKRLKGITKGISQSFYNIPTIFMAYILIIPVYITLGINDPVPPTQWIIILFQLAVAVGVALPALTVFIMNEVDEHSKQEYIISAQLMGGSKWYIIRTHIRLFLKDKLFILFMQHVVQSMILFAHLGLLQCFIGGTRDIEMDFGEYKPISLTSEWSGLIGIDRYEYNLAPWIVLGPMFAFAITIFFLNLIAAGVKDAMEKRVLVITKSIKQPKTPYKKHEGFQFAAASVHSKTADS; via the coding sequence ATGATGAGACATATCATTTCTTCTAAGCGTGTATGGATTGGTATGATGTTTCTTGCGCTGTTGCTGAGTGCAAGTCTGTCTTATCCGTTATATGAGAAGCATCTTCCACAACCAGAGCGCTTTTTATATAATGAAAAGCAAGAATTAATTGACAAGGCGCCGTACAACCCGTTGCAAGCGCCGCCATTCGGTTCTGATCGTCTGGGTGTGCCGCTACTGTACAAAATACTAGAAGGTGCAAAATATACAATTGGATTTGCGATATTTGTCAGTGTATTTCGCATCATATTTGGGGCTGCAACCGGTATTCTTCTCAGCATGTATGCAAAGCGCTTAAAAGGAATAACAAAAGGGATCAGTCAATCGTTTTATAACATTCCTACTATATTCATGGCATACATTCTCATAATACCTGTCTACATTACTTTAGGTATCAATGACCCCGTGCCCCCAACACAATGGATTATTATTTTGTTTCAGCTTGCTGTCGCGGTGGGTGTTGCATTACCGGCCCTCACAGTGTTCATTATGAATGAAGTCGATGAGCATAGCAAACAGGAATACATCATCAGTGCGCAGTTAATGGGCGGTTCCAAATGGTATATCATTCGCACGCATATTCGTTTGTTTTTAAAAGATAAGTTGTTCATTTTATTTATGCAGCATGTGGTGCAAAGCATGATTCTATTTGCGCATCTTGGCTTATTGCAGTGTTTTATTGGTGGTACACGTGACATTGAGATGGATTTCGGTGAATATAAGCCGATATCGCTTACAAGTGAATGGTCTGGTTTAATCGGAATTGACCGATATGAATATAATTTGGCACCTTGGATTGTGCTCGGTCCGATGTTTGCATTTGCAATTACCATTTTCTTTTTAAACCTAATTGCTGCTGGTGTAAAAGATGCGATGGAGAAACGGGTACTTGTAATTACTAAATCCATCAAACAACCTAAAACACCATACAAAAAACATGAGGGGTTTCAATTTGCGGCGGCATCAGTACATAGCAAGACGGCTGATTCATAA